In Lodderomyces elongisporus chromosome 2, complete sequence, the following proteins share a genomic window:
- the SIP5 gene encoding SNF1-interacting protein (BUSCO:EOG09263RF8): MGNVPAKESRSRSNSSASFQSVNGSNTYNTSSSTYSAGGNGGSAGTGTGTGTNRGSRHRRNTSSALYGVVTGGQNHHGHGRHQRSASSDLRKQKRQEEKDQKLYHHYSNLIVRHEENVDGGYLAPFGTYKSNLDYDVDIVRSLIVNRELSPFFTPLQDFDESWTDEELCILLSQLTLHALEEPTGLLDDEYEEDDLDNHKIHKSSNYYKRQEEKAKLKSLILKMKELQKEEENKYLMHKKMSNNTNTNNNGGSSNNNYNYNYNHNGKLQCPSNDLYLKLYRNATECPICFLYYPRHLNVSRCCLQPICTECFVQIKRLDPHPPHDDPSNQQAGEQPHSLISEPASCPYCAMPDFGVTYEPPLDIHTGINGQPPGEYKTVNSILEDEDEDGNGSGNGSGSGNKSESAVVDDDSFSPSPVRNHVGSPTSPPPVNATMKTQLLRKKGSGGGLVSGSGDGNRGKRRRSSVAANAPGVITIDMIRPDWEANLQSARSKLARKAATATAIHASNLIIDGSNGQNGGGGGASSSSNGRARSSTSGSGANDGFSIVEQRMIEEAMRLSLLDEEERKRKAERKTKK; the protein is encoded by the coding sequence ATGGGAAACGTACCAGCTAAGGAATCAAGGAGCAGATCAAACTCATCGGCGTCTTTCCAATCGGTGAATGGGTCTAACACGTATAATACATCCTCGTCCACTTACTCCGCCGGTGGTAACGGTGGTAGTGCTGGTACGGGTACGGGTACGGGTACTAATCGCGGGTCAAGACACCGCAGAAACACCAGCTCGGCTTTATACGGAGTAGTCACTGGAGGCCAAAACCATCATGGTCATGGTCGCCATCAGAGATCCGCGTCTTCTGACTtgagaaagcaaaaaagacaagagGAGAAGGACCAGAAACTTTATCATCACTACCTGAATCTAATAGTCAGACACGAAGAAAATGTTGATGGTGGCTACTTGGCCCCCTTTGGCACCTACAAGTCGAATCTTGATTACGACGTAGATATTGTTCGTTCTTTAATCGTCAACAGAGAGCTTTCGCCATTCTTTACACCATTGCAGGACTTTGATGAAAGCTGGACTGATGAAGAGCTTTGCATCCTCTTGTCGCAATTGACCTTGCACGCCTTGGAGGAGCCAACAGGTTTACTAGACGATGAATACGAGGAGGATGATTTGGACAACCACAAGATTCACAAAAGTTCAAATTACTACAAAAggcaagaagaaaaagccaAATTAAAactgttgattttgaaaatgaaggagttgcaaaaagaagaggagaacAAGTATTTGATGCACAAGAAGATGTCcaacaataccaataccaataataatggtggtagtagtaataataattacaATTACAATTACAATCACAATGGCAAACTACAGTGTCCAAGCAATGACCTATACCTAAAATTATATCGGAATGCAACAGAATGcccaatttgtttcttgtacTATCCACGCCATTTAAATGTTTCGAGGTGTTGCTTACAGCCAATTTGTACCGAATGTTTTGTCCAAATTAAAAGATTGGACCCACACCCACCACACGATGATCCCTCAAATCAGCAAGCGGGTGAGCAACCTCATTCATTAATATCCGAGCCTGCAAGCTGTCCGTACTGTGCAATGCCTGATTTCGGTGTAACATATGAGCCTCCACTTGATATTCATACGGGTATCAACGGCCAACCTCCCGGCGAATACAAAACCGTGAATTCAATTttggaagatgaagatgaagatggaaatggaagTGGAAATGGAAGTGGAAGTGGAAATAAATCAGAGTCAGcggttgttgatgatgattcgTTTAGCCCCAGCCCCGTGAGAAACCATGTTGGTTCCCCTACATCCCCACCTCCAGTGAATGCGACAATGAAGACGCAGTTGCTAAGAAAAAAGGGCAGTGGAGGAGGACTAGTAAGCGgtagtggtgatggtaatagagggaaaagaagaagaagttcGGTAGCGGCGAATGCACCGGGAGTCATAACCATAGATATGATTCGACCAGATTGGGAGGCAAACTTACAATCAGCGCGTAGTAAACTTGCTAGAAAAGCAGCTACTGCGACTGCAATCCATGCAAGTAATCTTATAATCGATGGATCCAACGGACagaatggtggtggtggtggtgctagTAGCAGCAGTAATGGAAGAGCCAGGTCCAGTACATCTGGCTCAGGCGCAAATGATGGTTTTTCCATTGTGGAGCAGAGAATGATTGAAGAAGCTATGAGATTGTCTTTAttggatgaagaagaacgCAAAAGGAAAGCtgaaaggaaaacaaaaaagtaa